A section of the Orenia marismortui DSM 5156 genome encodes:
- a CDS encoding IS91 family transposase translates to MSKIQNIFKKYYNQVSEKYTIADHARKAAWNIINCRTEVMGGHVEKCPEGHYHRIWYNSCKHRSCPQCSAMEKEEWIQRQSARIIDTHHYHVIFTIPHQLNDLWLLNPKKMTSLLFKCAKESLFGMMRNVDFLGVKPGMIATLQTWGETLTFHPHVHCLVTGGGLTEDGKWKESKKGYLVPVRTLMKIFRGKFLDGVHNLSYKGEIDIPEDSSYSKIHRRLRKLRKKKWNVYTCKKYAYGEGVIKYLGNYIKGGPISDKRIISYNEKEVKFYYDDNKDGSNRKVMTLKVEEFIRRFLLHVPMPHLKVVRYYGIYAGCKRDELNKCRQTFGQDEVREIEKIEWQGYCKEYGKAAVCPVCGKKLVKGREFKGVELRLLLLLMGKELNSDLTLRDRERSA, encoded by the coding sequence ATGTCAAAAATACAAAACATCTTTAAAAAATATTATAACCAAGTTTCAGAAAAATATACCATAGCTGATCATGCTAGAAAAGCAGCCTGGAATATAATTAATTGTCGTACAGAAGTAATGGGTGGTCATGTGGAAAAATGTCCAGAAGGACATTACCATCGTATTTGGTATAATTCCTGTAAGCATAGATCCTGTCCTCAATGTTCAGCGATGGAAAAGGAAGAGTGGATTCAAAGACAGAGCGCAAGAATTATAGATACTCACCATTATCATGTGATTTTTACTATACCTCATCAATTAAATGATTTATGGTTATTAAATCCAAAGAAGATGACAAGTTTATTATTTAAATGTGCTAAAGAATCTTTATTTGGAATGATGAGAAATGTAGATTTTTTAGGAGTTAAACCAGGAATGATAGCAACTTTACAAACTTGGGGAGAAACTTTAACTTTTCATCCACATGTGCATTGTCTTGTAACAGGTGGTGGATTAACTGAAGATGGAAAATGGAAAGAAAGTAAGAAGGGATATTTAGTTCCAGTAAGAACATTGATGAAAATATTTAGAGGGAAGTTTTTAGATGGAGTCCATAATTTAAGTTATAAGGGAGAAATAGATATACCAGAGGATTCTAGTTATAGCAAAATACATAGAAGATTAAGAAAGTTAAGAAAGAAGAAATGGAATGTATATACTTGTAAAAAATATGCATATGGAGAGGGAGTCATTAAATATTTAGGGAATTATATAAAGGGAGGACCAATATCTGACAAGCGTATAATTTCTTATAATGAGAAGGAAGTTAAATTTTATTATGATGACAATAAGGATGGATCTAATAGAAAGGTAATGACTTTAAAAGTCGAAGAATTTATCCGTAGATTTCTATTGCATGTGCCGATGCCACACTTGAAGGTAGTAAGATATTATGGGATATATGCTGGTTGCAAAAGGGATGAATTGAATAAATGTCGACAGACATTTGGACAAGATGAAGTAAGAGAAATTGAGAAGATAGAGTGGCAAGGTTATTGTAAAGAGTATGGGAAAGCAGCAGTATGCCCAGTGTGTGGCAAAAAGTTAGTTAAAGGAAGAGAGTTTAAAGGTGTAGAGTTGAGATTATTATTGCTGTTAATGGGTAAAGAATTAAATTCAGATTTGACATTACGAGACAGAGAGAGGTCTGCGTAG
- a CDS encoding SH3 domain-containing protein, with translation MINWVKSDEFARLESQLKKMHELYNRDYLKDLGKQLSKFQTGIVSNSLQQLGRQLSEIESSKPQLSNLAKQISDSLAPAIDKSVSNLINQTAKFQQTYALKEIDRITNQLNKLSEMNNFTLKSFVKNSFDFQRELLDSNIYDQLNSFSKDMFNFESQLSQIGEVLSKSIQFNELNISGLDSLIDNLNEFQYNIDSRGNVVIENDEEHITIEDVKNIVNEAIDESGLNKQINKIEEGINYLILLVKKLDSPVISVILLGIIINIMSVFIVPHVEDFRYQLINSNKRQVVKKIKKSISNSKLDYSTINHFRVVNTKCLNVRKKDTKKSSVVGKLYLGQVVKIVHKKRNWTLIKWVSKDGEIIIKGWVFTRYISQLK, from the coding sequence ATGATTAATTGGGTTAAAAGTGATGAATTTGCTCGTCTAGAAAGTCAACTAAAAAAGATGCATGAATTATATAACAGAGATTATTTGAAAGATTTGGGGAAACAACTTTCTAAATTTCAAACAGGTATTGTTAGTAATTCTCTTCAACAATTGGGCAGACAATTAAGTGAGATAGAATCTAGCAAACCTCAATTATCGAATTTAGCAAAACAAATATCTGATTCACTAGCCCCTGCAATTGATAAATCAGTATCTAATTTAATAAATCAGACCGCAAAATTTCAACAAACATATGCTTTAAAAGAAATAGATAGGATTACTAATCAACTTAATAAATTAAGTGAAATGAATAATTTCACTTTAAAAAGTTTTGTTAAAAATTCATTTGATTTTCAGCGTGAATTATTGGATTCTAATATTTATGACCAATTAAATTCATTCAGTAAGGATATGTTTAACTTTGAAAGTCAATTATCACAAATTGGAGAAGTATTAAGTAAGTCAATTCAATTTAATGAATTAAATATTTCAGGATTAGATAGTTTAATAGATAATTTAAATGAGTTTCAATATAATATAGATTCTAGAGGTAACGTTGTAATAGAAAATGATGAAGAACATATTACAATTGAAGATGTTAAGAATATTGTGAATGAGGCTATAGATGAAAGTGGATTAAACAAACAAATAAATAAAATTGAAGAAGGTATTAACTATTTAATTTTATTAGTAAAAAAATTAGATTCTCCTGTTATAAGTGTTATATTATTAGGGATTATTATAAATATTATGTCTGTTTTTATTGTTCCTCATGTGGAAGATTTTAGATATCAATTAATTAATTCAAATAAAAGACAAGTGGTTAAAAAAATAAAGAAAAGTATATCAAATTCTAAACTTGACTATTCAACTATTAATCACTTTAGAGTTGTAAATACTAAATGTTTAAATGTAAGGAAAAAAGATACTAAAAAATCTAGTGTTGTAGGAAAATTATATTTAGGACAAGTAGTAAAAATAGTACATAAAAAAAGAAATTGGACTTTGATTAAATGGGTTAGTAAAGATGGTGAAATTATAATCAAGGGATGGGTTTTCACTAGATATATAAGTCAACTAAAATAA